The DNA window AAATGTTCTTCACGGGCCTCGACCATTTATTGTACCCACTGAAGAGTTTCTTAAAGAGTTGATCCTCAGCATGGGCATGGATCCAATCACCTGAAGATGATAAATCAGCGATTGCTCATTCATGATGTTATAGAAACATtttcatgcacatacacacaccctatatatatatatatatatatatatatatatatatatatatatatatatatatatatatatataattcattatTCTTTGACAAATTCATTATTCTTTGACAATtaatgtctgtttgtttatcaaACAAGTGAAAACCTCCCCCTCGTAGGAACAGCAGCTCCATCTCGTCACTAATTCATCAATTCAGTCAGCACTAATTACGCTAGCCAATAAgagtaattattttctttccgTGATTATATTTAGTAATTACGGACATTATGAACACCTTGACACCATGCCCTACGGAGGACTGAGCATGTCTGACAAACTACAAATTGCCAGAGAACTGTGTAAGACTGGATTAGAGAACTAAGAATGACAGTAGCGCTCAAATATCTGAAAACTTTCTGCTCAGTTTAGAAAAGTCTTCTGAAATGATCACCTCCTAAAATTTACATAGACCCACACCTCACCTTTTTAACCTTAAATGTGTCAAGtgattttggtttatttgtgtagAACATTGCACAGAATTATGGCTGAATTCTGCAGATGGCAAAATTAGAACCAGGTAATAATACGGTAACGATTAATGCAGATGttcattattttcatattaacaATCCTTAAAcacaatattatattttaagtCCTCGCTTACCAGCCTCGCAAACACAGATGCATGAGAGCAATGACGTCTTGGCAAAGATCAGTAATAGATCTGGTCCCATATCCTTGTATTCGAGAGAAGTTAACGTTCGATGGAAACGTTTAAAATACGTCCAACCTGAACTGCTCTATATTTCATACATGTTTCAGTAGTGGTCTCCGTTGCTCATGTTAGTCGAGTCTGTGCCCGGCTTTTCCAGGGGTTTGGAGATCACCGCTCTCCAAATGGGAATGTCTAGCCAATAGGCTGCGTGTGCGTTTCCACACATTGTAATTCAGGGGCAGGATCATTGCTTCTTTGGGTCGAACCTGTCAACAGTGTGCTCATACAAATGAAGAAAACGCTTCCATTAAGTGAAATATAAATTCTAAGACGAAAACACAGTTTTGGCATAGTTGTGAGATCATTGCCTCAtattatattttgtaatttgatttaaattacaTCTTTAATGGGAAAACATTTAGAATCTATTTCAGCAACCAAAACTAATAGGAGAGgctaataaaaacaattattatttaataataataataatctgataaagaattattgtaaataataaaaactaaaaagacaAAGTTAAACCTGTAATGAACGCGTTGACACAGCAGGGGGAAGCACATTTCTCGTGTAAAATCGTGTGGAACTTTAAGTAGTTTTACAAGAACTCGTTCAAAGTTTGGAATCAAATGGTTAACTATTAACAAACCTGGTGTCTGCAGACGTGGAAAACAAGtggaaaattaaatgtaaattcttGATGTCGAACTGATGTATTAGCCTAGTATTCGTTTAAACCATTTTTTTCGTGTTGAGTTGTCCAAAGCTAGATTCTTTTACATATTCAAAAAGGTTAAACCTATTTGAGTTTCTGTTGGTCCTTTGAATTACAACACTTTCTGCTCATTAAAACTTGAAACAAATATGACAGCTAAGACATTAGAGGAAATCTGTCACGCTCCTTGTTCATTTTGAACAATTATAGTTTATCTTTTCTCTGAATGCTCAGATTTTATAATCGTCGGCATTTTACATGTGCATGAGTAAGTTCGAAAACTGCTGAAAGTTTACAAATAAGACTTTGAATAGCTGCTGAACATTAGCCACACCTACTGTGCAACTTTCCATTGGCTGTTAGAATTCTCCTCTGCTTAAAGAGTAGTCTACTGAAACGTTTTATCAGTTTTTCTACTTCAATAATTCGAACTTTAGCCATTCGAATCGCTTTACGGGACCGACCGGCTTTTGTTCCAATATTCGTTTACGATGAGCAAAGTTGTGTTGTTTGGTTTATGGGGTGGTGTTATAACACCTCGCCCCCTCGAGTCGTTCCAGAAATTCGAAAATTTTATGAACCTACCAAAGTAAGTGACTTTACATCTCCTTtcaatatattaataaagtaattGGATTCGAACAGAATGCATCGCCCTTAGGGACTTCATATCGAGCATCATTGTCAAGGGGGGCAGTGAGAATGCTCTGGCTCGGGCTGAAAAGGGAAAGCTCACTTTTGTACAGGTAACTAACTATCTTCTTTGCTGTCGTATTCGGTTCAAAGTTTAGTTTATCTGGATAAAAGCAGActagaaaatgtaaatacattttaaatgccttTTAGGGGCTGCAGGCATCATTGGTTTGCCACATCATTAGTGTTTTGATCTCCTTTTGTGTTTCCAGATGGTTTCAGAGCTGGAGGCTGAGTGTCAGATTGAGGCAGAGAGTCGTGGCCTGTCTCTGCCGGCTGAATTCTCAGCCCAGAAGCTCTTTGATGAGTTACGGTGTGTAGAATTCAGTAGGATGGTGCTCAATGCTGCTGCCACTCTCCGGGGGCATGGTACGTATAGTATGTCTAAATAACTGGTGTGAATCTAAAATTGCCATTAAGACCTTAAATCAGAAACATACACCATGTTGGTTGATGCCATGTTTCTGTTCTCATATGTCTCTTTAAGGCATACTCACGTGTGTCTTGGCCAATCTCTGGGTTGATGACAGTCTTCAGAGAGATAATACTGCTAAGGTTCTTTCAGTCTTGGCAAGACATTTTGACTTTGTCTTGCGATCCTGTGATATTGGTGCAAGGCTCCCTGAACCTACAATGTTCCAGACTGCCTTGAATAAACTGGATGTCAAGCCCCAGCAGGTAGGTGTACTATAATGATCCACAAAGGGAACAAGAATGAATATTGTATTGACAATTTGTGCCATACAACCCAGCATTAAGTTTCAGTGCAAACGAACAATAGAAACCATGCTCACTGCAATGATTTTTTTCGTTCAGGCTATATGGTTGGATGTAGATGAAGAGAGTGTGCAGGCAGCAAAAAACCTGGGCATAACTGCTGTTCACATTACTGACATCAGTGAAGCATTGAAGAAGCTGGAGAAATTGGCAAGGTTGGAGGTAATTAACCTAATTCACAATATAATCACTTAGTCATTTTTCCAATCTcaaagtattttttttgttcgttttcaAACAATGGACCTTATTAATAACAATTAGTAGGtcaaatattcaaacatttcctttctGAGAGCAAGTGTCATGAGTGAatattagaaaaataattaggaaaaatttaaatgaacCGTTTAAATTTTATAGATAGAAAGCAAGATAGCGAGGTGggcgtgtatgtgtttatatatatatatatatatatatatatatatatatatatatatatatatatatatatatatataaagtgtgattgtgtgtgtatgcatgatgggtgcatcattTCAGCCAACgctcttaccctgatgcacccatcactctggaacagggtaaatctggactcagcagaccacatgaccttcttccattgctccagagtccaatctttatgctccctagcaaatcgaagctgtttttgccagttagcctcactgacaagtggttttcttaaggctataCAGCTGCTTAGTCCCAATCTCTTGAGTTCTTTTTGCATTGTGCGtatggaaatgctcttactttcactattaaacatatccctgagttctactgttttcCTATGATTTTATTTCActacacatttaagtgatcgccaatgacgatcattcaagattttttttgaccacattccttcttcgaagataatgtttccccactgtccttccacttttttaataatgcgttacAATTCtcaacccaattttagtagtttcagtaatctccttagatgttttctctgcttgatgcatgccaataacttgacccttctgaaacagattaacagcttttccacaaccacagaatgtgtcttttgacatggttgttaaacaaatgagaagctactcactgcatcagttagggttaaataacttgttgccagctaaaacataatcacccatgcagtaattatccaatgggaggctcttacctatttgcttagttaaattcgggtggtgacctttttttgggggccaggcagtgtatatacatacgtTCAAGtgcaagtttggtttatttgtcacatacatagtcatacacagtataactcgcagtgaaatagtTTGAGAGTGCTCTATCTaaactgaggggaaaaaaacaggggtacataaggaaattttgtgtgtgtgtgtgtgtatatgtatgtatatatatatatatatatatatatatgtgtgtgtatgtatgtatgtatatatatatatgtatgtatgtgtatatgtgtgtgtataatatgtttatatacacagtggatatatgtgtgtacacaatgtacagttccagcttacaaatttacatatttacagtcacatggtggtggtgctccccacagtttatcagtttccctgatttttatatatatatatatatatatatatatatatatatatatatataattttttttttaatatatataatttcagcATTGCGTCATTCCTGGACTAGGACTGAGAGATGCTATGTTACAGTATAAGGCAGTATTAAACTTTTCTATGGAATGGGGCATAGACCTAACCTGCGATGACAGATGCTTAAATGATAGGTGTGATCAAATCAACAGCTTTCTGAGGAGAAGATGCCTCTCTCTTGCACCCCAGAAGAGGTCATCCATGGATATGTCACTATCAAGGTAAAATCATATAGATTACAATGCCAGTGCAATGTAAAACCATGAATTTATTTGAATAGTTGTGCAACCCTGTGTACACGTTATAAGAAATATAGGAATATAAAACAGCTGTCTCTGTTTTAAGTTGACAGCTTGTTGCACACTTTAAGGTTTGGGTTCATTGTTGCCTAGCAGCAGGGTGAGTTATGGTGTCTCTATCTCATTTAGCCTGGGGTGAAGATCCACTATGTGGAGATGGGGGATGGGCCTcctgttttgctttgtcatgGTTTTCCAGAAAACTGGTTTTCCTGGAGGTACCAAGTAAGTAGACACAAGCTCAGCCCAGCAGATGTGCTATGTTCTGAAAGCTTTGCTAAAAGAAGTGTCTTGTTAATAATGTAGCCTGTGGGTTAAGAGCATCAACCCAGTACGCTGCAGTGGGTAGCCATTGCTGACAGCAGTTCTCTGGCTCTCAGATTCCTGCCTTGGCTGATGCAGGATTCAGGGTTATTGCTCCAGACATGAAAGGTTATGGTGACTCAACTGCACCACCCGGTCAGTCCATATTATAATGAGCTGCACTGAGTTGATAGTCTTTTCACTGTTATGTCAGTTCTCTCTTATCTCAGAACATTTCTGTGTATGAATACATATGAGTCCTAAGCTCTTGTGCATAGAGGGGAAATTTAAATATGTGACTTATGAAGATAAGATCTAAATGACATCCAGTCAAGCATCCCCCTCTGATTTTATTCCTAAATATCTTTGCAGACATTCAGGAGTATTCCCAAGAAAAGATTTTACAGGTAAGCAAGATGCACTGAGACTTCCAATGATTTTATATAGATAGACACAttgagattttgtgtgtgtgtttgtgtgtgtgtgtatgtatatatgtatgtatgtatatatgtatgtgtgtgtgtgtgtgtgtgtgtgtgtgtgtgtgtgtgtgtgtgtgtgtgtgtgtgtatatatgtatgtaggtaggtgtatatataagtgtgtgtatatgtgtgtaatatatatatatatatatatatatatatatatgtatatatgtatatgtatgtatttatatgtatgtatgcattatatgtatttatatgtattatatatatatatatatatatatatatatatatatatatatatatatatatatatatatatatatatagatatagtgtgtgtatatatatatatatatatatatatatagtgtatatatgtatgtatatatgtgtgtgtatgtttttatatacacacacacacacacacacacacacatataaaattgtagtaaagtacacagtttccagagaaactatgtttcagacagaggtccttcattagctgtgcaagcaaagtgattCTTTTCTCACTATGAAGCTCTTTCCTTGAACAGCTggtgaaggacctctgtctgaaacattgtttctctggaaactgtgtactttactacaatttaaAATATCTGTACATCTTACTCCAGTACACTGCAGATACTCACCTGGAAACCTCTTCAGATATATGAAACAATATTCTactttgtaatatttgtatatCTTGCTGTGTATAGGATCTGGTGACTTTCCTGGATAAGCTGGTATGTGTCTTGTTTACTTGACTAATTTACCTGTACTAAGGCTAATGCATAATTGTACTACAATTTCAGTGGCagataaataaagcaataagtATTTTTTAACATGAAATAATCTCTAATTTGGTGAGATTTGTCTTGTGAAGGGTTATTCTGACATCTGAAATTGGCAAGTTAGCTGCATCACTGCAATTAATGTTCTGCAAGCTCAACATCTCATCTTCCTGTCTTtgaaaattatgttttacaATAATGGTTTTCCTCCTTCAGTAGATTGGTTCTCTATACCTGTCTAACATTTCCCTGCTGTATTATGTGTCTTCAAGTACCAGAAAAGATCTAGTTTACTTTAAAATGCAGAACAAATTAGTAGTTTTGCATGTCACTCTATATACTGCATTAATTTATAGTAGATTTAGAATGACTTAAAACTGTTTCAATGCTGTTTGAAGTGTGTAGTTTTTACTTCACACTTCCTTTTAATATCTGAATCTCTAAATACCTTTCACCATCCTAaatgtgctatttttttttatttaaaaaaaggaagagatgaTAATGTTCAGCCATAAGAACTTAAGAGAAGTGTCAAGTCtcttctgaaaatgttttccttcAGTGAAGTACAATCAAGTATTGCAACTCATATTTTGTAGCATGAATATATAAGCACTCTGCAGTTTGTAGGGAATTCCTACTTATCAGTGCATTGAGtcacttttatattttaaaaattgaattatttaaaaataaggcAAACCTTTGAGAGAAGAATAAGTAAATAACATGTCCTTTGACCACAGCTTTAGGGGGAGGAAGTAATGATGGGCCTAAGCATCTTAGAATTTCTGTGCTCTTTCAGAAAGTTGATCTTAATATAATAATGCTTATGGGAAATTGGACCAAGCAAAAATCAATACAGCAAAATTAGGGCACAATATGTATAGCATAAATATAAAAACGTATGAAACAGTACAGGAGGAACTAACAGAAAACCAAGACTgtaacagaatttaaaaaaaaaacaaaaaaaaaaaaaacaagaacagaatTCAGAAAATATGAAGAAACATGAGTGAACCCCTGTTTTATTCTGTGATAAAACTGGAAGTTGAGGATAACCTCTTTGAAATTTTGAAGCAGGTAAATGATTCCAGGTTACAGACCTGGTCCAGAGTTCGAAAACCAGTAGACAAATCTTGGGCAGATCCataatacagaaatacaaaatTAGGTAGAATCCTAGGGAGAGCTAATCACAATTAAGGCTTACCTCTCTGTGAAACTAGGTCCAAAAAACCCCCAGACGTTTTAGGACAGAATTTTCAGCCTCAAAGTGAAATGGAGACTTTGCAAGCAAGGAGAAACAAAGGCTGGTCTGAATACACTAGGTAGAAGTGGAGACTGGACCCAGTGACAGGTGAGATTGATAATGATTGACAGGACAGTGTGTGAAGCTGGAAGGAAAGCACATTACAAAGGGTGTAgaacagaacaacaacaaaaaaataaaccaaacaaacaaaaaaggtgcATGGTTCCATGGGAACCACAATGCAGTAGGGGTATACACTGTAGAGGTATACCATAAAACCACCAACAGTGCAGGCTGGCATCGTATGAAAGGAACAAGGCCTTAAAGATCCCCCTCTAGCACATAAAGATGACCCTACAGCAATGATGGCACTCACATGTGAAGGCTGACAGCTCAGCAAAGTAGGCAGGTCGAGTTGTGATCTTGCACACAGGTAGCCAAATGACCAATGTGCCTGGATACAGAAGGACCCAGTCTGAGATACAGGCATAATCCACCGTGAGAAGCAAGTTTAAAGTCTTTAATTTGCAGTAGCTACACTGGTCCAGTGAAATAATGACCACACATTGTACAGATGGCTTGTGGAgatcttattttttctttgagaaAAATGTTCTCACAGAAGCATCATCTAATCTTCCTGCGCTTTGTGAGaggatgtttttatttctttgtggcAGTATGCCTAGGAGATGGCATTTGagccagagaaacagaggaggtgAGGACACTGTACAAACTATCCATCCTAAACAATAAATCACATCCTTTCCATGGCATACTGGTCAAACAGCAGAGCACATTCAGGAATAGATTCAATCAGCCTTGTGGTAGCAAGTAACAGTACAGGAATTAATTCTTACCAACAATCACCCTGTGCAACTAATTTCTGTGCTGGGACATTATTGTGTACTGAGCCCATTCCTAGAACGAGCTATTGCTCATCAGTTCCACATTTGCAATTGGATGCATGTTTACAGCACTGCTGCTATTCATGTAAATTGCAACGCATAACTTGTAGATACTGACCATTTTGTGGTACGAGCACAGTGGGCACAgtatttctaataaatgtttccaATAAGGTGCTTGGTAAGGAAAAAGGCATTTCCCATTGACGTGTTGGGCATACAAGTCACAGTACCTGTTGTTCCTTATAAAACGTACAGATAAGTCTAAGCTTAAACTCAGAGAATTCAAAgttcagcagagagaaaaaatatcCAGCTGCTGATGAACTGCCTTCGAAATGTCAGATGTCTCATATTCCTAATTCCTAGTACATGTATTGCGTTTATACATGAGCAAGTTCGATTGATGGTGCTACTATGACATGTGGCTAACTTTGGTTCAGTCTTTGAATTGAGTATTCTTGGCTAACTTGACTAAGCTAACCCTGCCTAAAAGGTTTTTTGGAATTCCCAGCTTTTGGCTTAGCAAACAGCCTGCTATTGCataaaggaaaaacattgtTGTCTTAAATTTTTGTGTGATCCTGAAAGTGGACATTCTTTAGAGTTGAGAGAAAAATACTTAACCGAGTTCTCCAACTGCAGAGTCTAAGAAAGGCCTACATTTAATTGAAGTCACTACTATTGAACTAGGTGGTACTTTGGTGCCCCAACCAAGTTAAGGGGTTTCTCATTCCACTCTTTgctgaaaaatatataaaaatcaccTTTTTTGATACCTGTTAAAGTtaataaaaaatgcatgtaaaacttATTCATCCTCAATATGGACAAACATGAATAAGTACAATCAAAATTCTAGTCAGTACAAGCACACTGTCACAACAAATAAGAGAAATGAGTATATGGTGATCGCATCCGACACCAAAACTGTAacttagttttattatttagcttCATCAATGCAGTAGTAGGCTGAAGGAGGACATTATCATGGTAGAATAGTAACCATTGCTGTGAGTCATGTATGTGggttcctttttctttttaaataaatatttgttaaatccTGGGCTTCTTGCATAACCACAAGAAAACAGAAGCTGATGCTGTGAGTTGGCCAATGTTAGTGGCCAATGTTAAATGTCTTAATGATGTATCATGGACATAGAATGTGAAAAAAGGAAGGAAGTAAGCAGTCTCCTGCAGAAAAGTTTAAACTAATCTAAACGGAACAAGAACTACAACTAGAAAAAGTGCAACATTAATGACCCAGAACTGGCCATACAAACTACAGAACAAGCAGCTTGCAGGTGTGCATGTGACACCAAGTTAAACAGAGCAATATTATCtactttgtacatttacagaattcacatttgtattaaaGTACTATGTTGTTcattctgtgtttaatattagCACATCAAGTAGTATAAGATATGGTCTTTACATGTAAGATAGTCACTATGCAAATTAGTTGTTGTAATCCTAGCAGGgaaaaatgactgacaaattacattaaagcaaatatataacacataacTGACAAGGTGCAGATATACCTTTTACAGTGTGTAACAAAGCAACTGACAGATGATGAATGGCATCTGAAAGTTGATACAGTTTGTAAATTATGTGATGggattataaaaaaaaaattcttttctTATAATTTTCAGGGTCGGAGCTGAACTGTTTAGCTAAAAATAAACTGTGCAAACAGCCTCCTGCTGCTCAGGAAGACAGTGAGAGATTGTCTCCAGCATGGGCTTGGACACATCCTCAGAGGAAACACAGTGATGTTCCCCTCACATCTGCCCTTTTATTGCCATTGTTCAAGGGGCTCTCTGTCATCTTCTGTCTCAATCctagggccttgctcaggttaCTTTGGTGGGTCATGACTGGGGCGGTGTGGTGGCTTGGAACATGGCTCAGTGTCACCCAGAGAGACTGCGGTATGGACATTTCTAGTATCAAACACACCATCTACCCACAAGCAATTAGTTTAGGCTGATGATATTTGCccagtttaaatatatttatagttGAAAAGATGTTGATGGGTCAGGGGCTGAGCAGTGCAAGGGaattcaagtttatttgtataggaTTTTTCATACACAGCAACATGCACGGCTTAGTGGGTAAGGTACTTGACCAGTAATCAGATGATTGCCAGTTCAGGCCCCACtgttgccaagttgccactgttggggcccctgagcaaggcccttaaccctcaattgctcaaaaaaattgtactcagtcataattgtaagttgctttggataaaagcagcagctaaaatgctgattttaaaaaaagaaaaattcaaaGTGTTAGTCACCATGCAAATCAGTTCAGATAAGGTTATCAACTTGACAGGAAAATTTGGTCTTCCTGGCTGTGATTccaatttatttgtttgtttatttatttttaactactCAAGAGCGGTGGCTTCTCTAAACACTCCACTGTTCCCTATGGATCCAAACAAGGACCCAATGGAGAGACTGAAGTCCATCCCAATCTTTGAATATCAAATCTATTTCCAGGAGCCTGTAAGTGATATGCACTATCTtgcaaatttttattttaaattaagaatatattttaagtatttattaaataattaattaagaatAAGAATATAATCTTTGCAATTCCATATAGTTGCATCAAATAACTAGATCTCAACTTAATGTAGTTTCATGTTGGGTAATGCTGGAAATAAATATTAAGGTCATTCTGGCTAAAGGATATTTTTGACACTAAATCTTTTTTGAATTCCATGCTATGCCTAGCAGTTTTCAAACTCTGACAGTCTGAGTTAGCATGATAAGCGGACGTCTCTAACTTCTCCTTTGTAATGTTCATGCTGCTGCAGTGACGCAGGGCCTATTTTTGGGCTGTTGGTTGTTCTGGAAAATCAAACTTAATGTTCTTGTCAGACTGACATTTTCAGTGCATGGTGATATGGTGCCAAGGTTGTGTACAGTTTAAACTATGCATGAGGTTTTagcacacccctcccccacaaggcaaacaggcaaaaaaaaaaaagaaaaaaaagaaaaacacaatgtgaatatgaattacagtgtaatatgttacataacaaataataatgaattgtCACCTTGTAATTACATTGGCATCAATGCATTTAGAGTAAATACAGAGTAAATTTATTGTTACTCAGTATATTACATTGcaaataatgcattttgcaCTGTGGTGGGGTAATTCAAAGTGTTGTGAAACCATAATGTTAACAAAAGTGCTAAAAATGTCTTCCCATAAAATACTGTCAAGGTATCTAGAAAAAAGGTTGGCCTTTAAAATGACTCTTAGGTATTGCCTAATTTATTGACATAGCCTACTGGTAAGACTAATATTAGAGGTAATTGTGCTGATAATACTGGCCCATGCAGTTGTACCATGCTACTAAACCCTGCTACTGGCTTCACAGTGGCTTCCCTCAAACATTTTGTTCCtaattatttgaatttgaaggGCTGAATGACCTTAGACATGGTAATAAGAGATGTGATGcagattttaataataaatattgagGGAGGATTACGCTCTTGCATTCATTTAGTACTGTCTTTTGTTTGAATACTTATGCAATCTGTATATTTGGTATATATTTgttagtgtatatataatgtatattcaTTGGTCGCAAAATGTTAGTGTCCTTTATGATAAAACTAAGGTTGGCATTGTTTCAGATTTGATTAATTTTGCAAGACAATGTTAACTGAACAATGCTTATTTTGAATTGAATCATGACAGAGTATGCTCAAGATATTGCCTGTGCTTGTTTAACCAGGGTGTAGCAGAGGCTGAGCTGGAGAAGGACCTGACCAGGACTTTTAAACTGCTGTTCTCTGCCAGCAGTGAGACCGTAAGCCTTCTTGTAGACTGGTGGGCTACCAGTGCAGTAAAAATGACCCACAAATATTAAATCTCATTTGGTTTGTTAGCAGTTCCTTCTGAGTGTCTCTAATGGAGCTGTTTCCTGATTTTATTCAATGATCTCAGCCCCACCCTCTTGACATCATTTATTGTTTGTCCTACTCAAATGTGCCTGACTCAACACCTGATTATGTATCAGCTAACCACTCTAGTCTCAGTGGATTGAGATGTGAGATGGTTCCCTGCTCTTGCACTGTGCATAATGGCTTTAGGGTCCTCAGCATTTTTGCAGATCAGATGGTGACCTGAGCTTGTAAGTTTTTGATATGTTTATGTATTGATAAGATTCCATCAGTTGTGATTTTAGTTGTTACCTCACCTTCAGTTAGAGGAGCAGCTCAGTACAAACGAGTCTTGAAGAGGCATTGCTGTGAATCAGACACATTGGCTGAGGGTAAAGGAAGTGCATAGACCAATTCATAATTCATACCCATTCTTCTAAAACTGCACTCTAAGAGAACTCTTTCAATCATTGATGCtttgcacaaaaatacacaatgttTTGACGATGTGGTAAGTCATGTGTCATGGACAAAGAATGTGCAAAAAGGAAGGAAGTAAGCAGACTCCTACAGAGAAGTTTAAACCAATCTAAGCGGAACAAGAACTACAACTAGAAAAAGTGCAACATTAATGACCCAGAACTGGCCATACAAACTACAGAACAAGCAGCTTGCAGGTGTGCATGTGACACCAAGTTAAACAGAGCAATATTATCtactttgtacatttacagaattcacatttgtattaaaGTACTACGTTGTTcattctgtgtttaatattagCACATCAAGTAGTATAAGATATGGTCTTTACATGTAAGATAGTCACTATGCAAATTAGTTGTTGTAATCCTAGCAGGgaaaaatgactgacaaattacattaaatcaaatatataacacataacTGACAAGGTGCAGATATACCTTTTACAGTGTGTAACAAAGCAACTGACAGATGATGAATGGCATCTGAAAGTTGATACAGTTTGTAAATTATGTGATGGGATtataaaagaaaccaaaacacttACACTAAATATTGCTCAGATATGGTGCCATCTATGTAGATATTGCTGTAtatgcactttttttctgacat is part of the Electrophorus electricus isolate fEleEle1 chromosome 13, fEleEle1.pri, whole genome shotgun sequence genome and encodes:
- the ephx2 gene encoding bifunctional epoxide hydrolase 2 — its product is MSKVVLFGLWGGVITPRPLESFQKFENFMNLPKDFISSIIVKGGSENALARAEKGKLTFVQMVSELEAECQIEAESRGLSLPAEFSAQKLFDELRCVEFSRMVLNAAATLRGHGILTCVLANLWVDDSLQRDNTAKVLSVLARHFDFVLRSCDIGARLPEPTMFQTALNKLDVKPQQAIWLDVDEESVQAAKNLGITAVHITDISEALKKLEKLARLELSEEKMPLSCTPEEVIHGYVTIKPGVKIHYVEMGDGPPVLLCHGFPENWFSWRYQIPALADAGFRVIAPDMKGYGDSTAPPDIQEYSQEKILQDLVTFLDKLGLAQVTLVGHDWGGVVAWNMAQCHPERLRAVASLNTPLFPMDPNKDPMERLKSIPIFEYQIYFQEPGVAEAELEKDLTRTFKLLFSASSETDTHPQVDMTGICKRGGLFVGLPEEVPRSALLSETALQYYVQQYSKQGFRGPLNWYRNVERNWRWMCSRPWGKILIPALMVTAEKDRILLPIFTTGMENMIPNLTRGNIENCGHWTQMERPLEVNKILISWLTETHQKASISISPKLR